CTTTGAATACTACATGTTGGAAaaagaaatcaatttttttttaattggagtATTGGAGACATTTGTTAGTCAGACAGAATCTCGATGTCATGCATATTGAGAAAAacatatgtgatagtttgataGGAACTTTACTCAATATTCCTAGAAAAACTAAATATAGTATATCTGCTCGTCGTGATCTCATTCTAATGTTTGAATCAAAAAAAGAGCTGGCTCCTAAAGTATAAGAGAatcgaacatatttacctccagCATGTTACACATTAAAAAAAGATGAGAAACACCAATTTTGTGAAACATTGGCAAAGATTAAGGTGCCAGATGGTTTTTCATCGAATATTCGAAATTTGGTTTCCTTGAAAGATTGTAGACTACAGGGTCTAAAGTCTCATGACTGTCATGTGTTAATGCAACAAATGCTTCCAATAGCTATTCGAGGCTTATTAGAAAACCCCGTGAGAAATGCTATAATCAGAATGTGTTTCTTCTTTAATGCCCTTTGCTCTAAAGTTATTGACGTATCAAAGTTGGAGGTTATTCAATTGGAAATTGTGAAGACTTTGTGCTTGTTCGAACAATATTTTCCTCCATCTTTCTTTGATATAATGGTTCATTTGGCAGTTCATCTAGTTAGAGAAGTCACCTTGTGTGGGCCAGTTTGTTTTCGATGGATGTACCCTTTCGAGAGGTTGATGAAAGTTTACAAGGGTTATGTGCGAAATCGAAGTCGTCAAGAGGGTTGTATAGTTGAATCTTATATAGCTGAAGAAGTAGTTGAATTCTGTTCTGAGTATATGGTCAATGTTGACTCAATTGGAATTCCAGTAAGGGCAAGAGAGGGAGTTGTAGAAAATAAGGGTATCAACAATGGAAAACCTACTTTAATGGAAAAAGAAGATTGGGAGGTTGCTCATCAAAATGTCTTGGAGAATACAGATGAGGTTCAACCTTATATAGAGTAAGtacattatttaaattaattttcttaacttaaacaaatatttttagtgattattatgttgtagtAACAATAATATTCGATACAGAGAACATTTGCAACATCTAAATAAGGAAAATCGAACAAAATCTAGAAAGCAGATTCAAGATGAGCATCATCGTACCTTTTGACATTGGTTTCTTAATAAGGTGATGTTTTACTTTAAAATGAAAACTCCAATATAAACCATTTTTAACGATTGTTTGCAAAATGTAATTAAGGTATTATTCATTAATGTAGATTCAGAAAGAGTTGACCGATGAGTTGCATGAAGTTACCGAAACTTTGAGATGGCTTTCATTAGGTCCGACTCGATTGGCAATTAAGCACGATGTGTTTATAATTAATGGTTGTAGGTTCAACACTAAAGCTCGTGATGATGTTAGGGTCACCCAAAATAGTGGTGTAAGTATTGTAGCTCAAACCTTGCAAGTCTCTAGTGCACGTGACAAGAACCCTATATATGGTGAGATGAAATTTTATGGTGTCATtcaagaaatatgggagcttgattatcGTGAATTTAGGATGCCGATGTTCAAGTGTGATTGGGTAGACAGCAAAAGTGGTGTAGAGAAAGAAAAGTTAGGTTTCATTAaagttgatttgaataaaataggACATAAAAAAGACTCATTTATAATGGCAAGTCAAGCTAAACAATTGTTTTATGTTGAGGATCCTACTTCATCAAGATGGTCAATAGTGCTTGCTTCACAACCAAGAGACAAAGTGCATGATGACGATCAACAACATGACTTTGGTGAATTACAAACTTCAGAAAAAGAGTGTGGTTTTATCCCTGAGTTTGAGGGAGTTGAAGCAATTGTTGGGCCATATGTACGAAAAGATGGTGATGGAATTTGGATAGTAAGATTTCATTTTTATGAATGACATATAATATTATCTTTTACTATAAATTTTCTTCGTTGATCTTAATATTTCTTTTACTTAAAAATTTACTTCATTGATTTTTACATTTTCTAATAATTTATGTTTCATGTGTTGACAGGATCATGGATCCATTTGATGAGCACCTTGAGGAGTACCTAGAGGGTGATGATGAGCAAGCTAATGTTGATTCTATCGATGAGCAGACTGATGGTGGTTCCATGGATGTTGACCACGAGGAGGAGGATAATAATAAAGAGAACGCGGaagataaaaagaaaacatataagCGGACACGAGGCATAGTGCGATTGACGAAGATCATAGCAGATAAAATTAAAGGAATCAAACGCCATTTGAGGTTCAATAGCAGGGGGCAATCGATCGGGACCCCAAACAGAGAGCTTCAATGTTATTCAGGAATGCAAGCCAAAAGTATGGTGCCAATTAACATTGACAATTGGCGCGAAGTTCCTAAATCTATATTGGACAGCTTATGGAAGGATGTCAATGTAAGACATTTTACTATGTTTTGAAATAAATTGATgagttttatattttcttttgcttACAAGGTTTCTTAAACTATTTGCAGCTAGCTTTCCACCTAGATGAGAATATGCGAAAAAATATTATTGGCTCAGTGGGTAATAAGTGGAGACAATTCAAATGTAATTTGAACAAGAAGTTTATAGTCCCTTACCTTAATGACCCATCTCTTTTGGAAGCAAACCCTCATGGTCTCGATAAACCTCCACCAAGCTATCATATAGAAGAAACACATTGGAAAGAATTTGTCAAGAGAAGGACATCCAAAGAGTTTCAAGAttttagaaaattacaacaagaaAGGCGTAATAATTTACAATACCCTCATAGGACTTCACGCCATAGCTATACTGAATTGGAAGCTGATTTAGTAAGTACATATATAGAACGTATTATGCCtgattttatgttttcttcaTTTGATGTTAAAATTGACCTAATTCTATTACATGCAACAAGCTAAGTGGGGCACAACAGAGCAAATAGATCGATCTATACTCTGGAAGGAGGCCAGAAAAGATTCTTCTGGCAACTATGTCACCGAGCGTGACAAGGTCAAGGGAGAGGCCATTGTAAGTTGTAAAATGTTAAATGACTTTTGGTAATTGTTTTATATTTTAGTAACAAACatataattgattaaattttgtACAGGAAGACATGCTTGAGCAAAGAAAAGAGGGCAAACTGATTGAAATCGGAACAAATGACATCCTAACACAAGTGTTAGGTACTGCTGAGCACCCCGGTCGAGTTCGAGGCCAGAGTCGAGGTGTCACACAAAGAGACTACTTTCATAAGcctattgggggggggggggggtctaaGAGGCTTGCAGAAAAAACAAATTGAGTTCGAACGATAATCCAACATACGACATAGGGAAGAGATTGAAAAGTTGAAAGAATCGTTCATGTCCAAGCTTGAAGAATTATCAACCAAGATGGCACATGTGCAAGCTAACTTTGATAGTCATTCTAGCTTTGGTAGCCATTCTAGAGTCAATACAATAGAAGTTGAGGCCCCAATTGACACTGCTCCAGAAGTTGAGGCACCGATGGACACTACTCCAGATGTTGAGGCACCAATTGACACTACTCCAGAAGTTGAGGTACTGATGGACACTACTCCAGGAGTTGAGGCACCTGTTGACACTAGTACTTTGTATGAGACACCTACACCTTCACCTTCTATTCATCCTGAGCCACTAAAGGTAAattctcttatattttttaaGAAATGATTATTTAACTTATACTAACTATAACATCATTGCAGAAAGATGTTAAGTGCAAATTATACATTGAGCAAGGCGGTGATGTTGTGGCTCTTGGACGGGTGGTGGCTACCAAAGGCAAGGTACATGGGAAAAGTTTAGCACCTGGTAACTATCGCGTGGTTGTTGATAGATGTCTAGATGGGAGTGCAAAACTACCTATCTCAGTTGGGGATGAGATGACTCTTGTGGTTCATGCGGTCAACAGTTATGTTGCTTGGCCATCGCATCTGATAATTACTTATGATCATGAACAGGTAACTTTTAGTGTGCTGTAAAAATTTTCATCTTGAAAGATCCATTAATGTTTAATTTCATGGAGAGAGAGGGAGTAAATTGTGTAATAGATGGGGATTTTGACAAAGAAATATATGGTGTGGTACTGGTAAGGAGCCATGTGCCAAAGGAATTGACATAGCATACTTAATTAGTctcttaaattatatatttacattATTGGTTTTGGTTGAAATACAACCTATAAATTGCAAGTGTTGCTGCAGACAAATAATAAAATAGTGTGTTAGAAACTTCTCTTTTGCGATATTTTCAAAATGTCTTTCTCATTATGCCTCCCATGTACAACCATATATGTTCACACTCCTAAATTCTtacattttttaatacatttgtTCTCACCTATTACAACTAAAAGAATTATAGCCCTCCATgaagaatattatatatatatgaaaggaAGAGATCAATTTTGGACGGGTATTTGCATTGATAataaattaaatgtattttgtgatttttttatcTAACTTTTCTATGTTAATTGTGAAGGAACCCAAGAGACTAAAGAGAAAGAGGATTTCAGCAGCTTGTCCGCCAACACAAGGCCTAAAACATCCTCCACAACATCTTCCCACTACTCAAGAAGAGGCAGGATCAAGTATGGCTAGTAAGTCGCCGATTATCTTCAAGGTTCCCACTGGACTTCCCATGTTTTTGAAGATACTTCTAGGTTCAGTTAAGTACGTAGAACCAGGATTCATGATTGACATTCTTATGGAGACCAATATTATGGGCGAACAATATACCTTATCTCACATGAGGATATAGTACACTTTGGACTTATGGAAGAAATCGGCGTGTCTTGCATTTCATTCTATATCaggtaaattttaaattaataaacattatatattttagtttctttttaagTATAACTATAATATCATTAACTTTCATGTATGTAGTATAATATATTCCGAGTTGTGCGATAGAGAGATATCACACTTTTTTGGTTTCATTGAGCCATCGTGGTCATCGAGAATTGGGACAAATATGGATAATCGGGCTGAAATTATCTCAGAGCGTATCAATAACACAGTAATGGGTCAAACTTGGTTAATGCCATATCATTTCTTGTAagtaaatttttcatttaatattaattttacttataccttatgatgtttattttaataacttTGTTTAAATGCAGACGTCACTGGATGTTAGTGATCATTGATCCAGATGGCCATACATGTTACTATCTTGATCCACTTAGAAAATCTCCTCCAAATGATTTGAAGAACCTTATGAACAAGTAATACATTTGAAACTCATTTTAGAATATAATATGGTTATTTgatatggaaataaaaaattaatatgctcTTCATATTGATGTATGTATAGTGTCTCTTCACACATTAAGCGAAAGACAGGAAGGaatgaaaaaaattacaagtGGAAAATAGTCAATTGCCCTCGTCAAACATCGTCAGTAGAATGCGGTTTTTATATCATAAGGATGATGAAGGACTATTGCTTGAATGAGACACCAatgcgatggctaactagtaatgTAAGTGTATTTATTAGTATTGAACTACAATTCTATTGGATTTAATTTCTGacttagtttttattttgtgttttgtagtgtggTGGAAAGAATACAGATACACCTGGTGAAATTAATGAAACTCGAAATGAATGGGCAGCCAAGCTTCTTGAGCGGATGAGTCATAGTTAGAGTAACTTttgaaattagaattaaaaaatatactaattgtaGTATTTAGTTAGTACTTACATAGTTATTCCAAGTGTATATTTTGATATTGTAATTGTAGATTTGGAACATGCTGAGTTTTATTGATTTTGTCTGCCTATTGATTATGTCTGaactatgttgtaattacacaggaaattatgaatgaatatagtagttgaaaataaagaaatgaaaaaattctcatattctaCATGGGACGTCGGTCTCCATGAACTTGTTGTCTTATGTATAGCAGGGGAcgatgcttgcacataaattgtcatATCATGTACTGCAGGAAGATGACGCTTTAGTAGGAACTGTCGTCTCATTTATTACAGTAGATGACGCTTGCATAGAAATTGTCGTCTCATGTACCACAAGAGACAACGTTTGTATATGACCCATCATCTCATGTACGACAGGAGAGGACACTTTTATTTCAACCGTCGTTTTATGTtttacatggcatgacattgcatgggacgacggtattagaaccgacgtatgagagtccatacgacggtttaaaaccatcgtcccatgtcaattttgtagtagtgggaGGCTGAGAATGGTTGTTCTTTTGTGGGGAAATTTCCAATTGGTATAAAATGGGGATATAA
The genomic region above belongs to Humulus lupulus chromosome 1, drHumLupu1.1, whole genome shotgun sequence and contains:
- the LOC133833422 gene encoding uncharacterized protein LOC133833422; amino-acid sequence: MLTLLISGSKQPGNDIDVYLAPLIDDLKLLWDGVDCYDSFSKESFILRGLLLWTINDFPAYGNLSGCYVKGYKGCPICGEQTSATRLKFCKKTCYMGHRRFLPAEHYLRNQMKAFNGKQELRGPPPIMTGEEIYEEIRLINNRFGKPVTNTEECEDIESRVKSKGKSKMSKKRKRSKKHQIKVPDGFSSNIRNLVSLKDCRLQGLKSHDCHVLMQQMLPIAIRGLLENPVRNAIIRMCFFFNALCSKVIDVSKLEVIQLEIVKTLCLFEQYFPPSFFDIMVHLAVHLVREVTLCGPVCFRWMYPFERLMKVYKGYVRNRSRQEGCIVESYIAEEVVEFCSEYMVNVDSIGIPVRAREGVVENKGINNGKPTLMEKEDWEVAHQNVLENTDEIQKELTDELHEVTETLRWLSLGPTRLAIKHDVFIINGCRFNTKARDDVRVTQNSGVSIVAQTLQVSSARDKNPIYGEMKFYGVIQEIWELDYREFRMPMFKCDWVDSKSGVEKEKLGFIKVDLNKIGHKKDSFIMASQAKQLFYVEDPTSSRWSIVLASQPRDKVHDDDQQHDFGELQTSEKECGFIPEFEGVEAIVGPYVRKDGDGIWIVRFHFYE
- the LOC133833438 gene encoding uncharacterized protein LOC133833438 encodes the protein MDPFDEHLEEYLEGDDEQANVDSIDEQTDGGSMDVDHEEEDNNKENAEDKKKTYKRTRGIVRLTKIIADKIKGIKRHLRFNSRGQSIGTPNRELQCYSGMQAKSMVPINIDNWREVPKSILDSLWKDVNLAFHLDENMRKNIIGSVGNKWRQFKCNLNKKFIVPYLNDPSLLEANPHGLDKPPPSYHIEETHWKEFVKRRTSKEFQDFRKLQQERRNNLQYPHRTSRHSYTELEADLWGTTEQIDRSILWKEARKDSSGNYVTERDKVKGEAIEDMLEQRKEGKLIEIGTNDILTQVLGTAEHPGRVRGQSRGVTQRDYFHKPIGGGGGSKRLAEKTN
- the LOC133806043 gene encoding uncharacterized protein LOC133806043 — its product is MSKLEELSTKMAHVQANFDSHSSFGSHSRVNTIEVEAPIDTAPEVEAPMDTTPDVEAPIDTTPEVEVLMDTTPGVEAPVDTSTLYETPTPSPSIHPEPLKKDVKCKLYIEQGGDVVALGRVVATKGKVHGKSLAPGNYRVVVDRCLDGSAKLPISVGDEMTLVVHAVNSYVAWPSHLIITYDHEQEPKRLKRKRISAACPPTQGLKHPPQHLPTTQEEAGSSMASKSPIIFKVPTGLPMFLKILLGSVKYVEPGFMIDILMETNIMGEQYTLSHMRI
- the LOC133833454 gene encoding uncharacterized protein LOC133833454 is translated as MEEIGVSCISFYISIIYSELCDREISHFFGFIEPSWSSRIGTNMDNRAEIISERINNTVMGQTWLMPYHFLRHWMLVIIDPDGHTCYYLDPLRKSPPNDLKNLMNNVSSHIKRKTGRNEKNYKWKIVNCPRQTSSVECGFYIIRMMKDYCLNETPMRWLTSNCGGKNTDTPGEINETRNEWAAKLLERMSHNLEHAEFY